The stretch of DNA attaatttacataaattacattagtttcttagtatttggtaaatccactttttttgctttaatggcaacgtgcactcaagctgCCATGGACACCACAAatctgtgcaaaacctgatgattcatgttatcccagcattatctGACCATGTTCCACAGAGCATCTTGTGAACAGAACAGTACGGGGGTCCCCTGAGGTTACGTCGATTGTAAAATGGCTGTTACTAGAAAGAACTGCAATCAATGCTAATCCAAAAACAACGGTGTTCCtcattcaaataaatacatttttagcagCAGCATTAGGGAGTGATGTTCACCTCCACCATGCATATAACTGCCCCATCCCCCGTCTCTTTCATAAAcagaacatacacatacactgtatatatatactgtatatatgtatgtgtgtgtgtatccagttacattatgtgtgtatacattcatacatatataaatgtaaaacgtacatttatccatttatattgtattattttacaatataaTGACCAACGTAATAGATCATAGGCAGATCTATAAATGTGTAACGTTAACGCATGTATTGTTACAAATCACCTCGGTTTAGTACAATACATTACTTGGGAGAGCAACAGCTATGGTGAAACATCTATTAAACGGACTGTACCGACTAACTAGACATAATATGCTGTTTGACACAGAACATattatgcgttgtgtgttcctgtgcgtCTCACCGCGCCAcccctgtgtgctgctgtttctgtctctctctccttcctcctccctcctcctccctcctccttccctccacCGCGCCCGCCCGCGGGCCCCAGTCCCTGACGGCCCTGAACTCTCTGGCGATTCCTCAGAGCTGAACGACCCCGGCCAGCCGCTCCCTGAGCCCCACACGCAGGAGCACATGGACCTCCTCCTGAggcgggaggaggaggcgcAGCGCGAGGAGGAGGCGCGCCTGCGCCTCCTGGATGCCGAgcgcaggaggaagaggaggcagaaGAAGCTGCTGGCCAAGCAGCAGAAGGAGCTCTTCGAGGAGAGGAGGCGCGAGGAGGAGGCTCTGCGGGAGCagatggagaaggaggaggaggaggaggagcagaggaaaCGCGACGAAGAGGCGGCGGCCGCGacggcggagagggagaggcagcagaggatggaggaggagaggaggcgcgaggaggacaggaggaggacGCAGGAGGCGGAGCAGAGGAGGCTGCTCAGGGTGATGCAGGAGGAGTGGGGCGGAGAGGGGGACGACTTTGAgcgggagtgggagggaggagagagggagtggggggagagaggagagggggagtggggggaaggggagagggagtggggagagagaggagagggggagtggggggagagggagtggggagagaggggagagggggagtgggaggggatggggagggagtgggaggagagggaggactACGAGATGTcggaggaggaggtgtggctGAGGGGAGACGTGTTCGAGATGCCGAGGCGGCGCACCTCCTCGGGGAGGacccggccccgccccgccccccgtgTCCAGGAGCCCCCCGCGCCCGCGCCCTCCCTCCCGGTCGGCTGCGTCTTCGCCGACGTCACCGTCACCTGCAAGGACGCCCACTTCACCAACATCCCGCCCCTCTTCATCCCCCAACTCAAGGCTCTCAGCCTGGAAGGTGAGGGAGCCGTCAAAACTGCACACCTCCGCTAGAGCCGAGCCACAGTatacacacccctacacacctcTACTAGGGTCATTCATGTGGCATGTATAGTTATCATAGTTTATGTACAGTTTGGTTAGTTCTAATAGTTCATGTACAGTTTGGTTAGTTCTCATAGTTCCTTAAATTCTACCTGCGGGTGTGGTTACACATTGTACCGCCTTCTAAAGCGTTAAAAACtatttcaaattaatatttgggaGGGAacgtataaaaaaaaaaaatgaggaaCAATTTCCAAGACTACAAGATCTTTCAGACAGGATGAGATTATATGTTCAGGCCTGAAATACAATGGCAACTGCCAACTTGCCCAATGCCAACCTTCACCTTTTTATCCCCATGGCTTAAAAAACGTCAACATAGACAATGAGGGAATACGTAGGTAAGGGGGTTGTGGTGAATTTCCACTAAAATGCGAAGGCAAGTCACTCAGCACCGGCTCGAGTTGGCCACTCAGCACAAGGATTAAGGACTCAAAGGTTGTGGaaccaaaatacaaagtcaGGACCAAAAACTCTTTGCCCGAGTAAAACAGTGGTTTCAGTTATCGCAGCTGTGGATCAGATGACTGGTGCTATCATCATAAATAAATACGTCATTTTGATGATCTTTTGAAGCTCTGGTCTCATGCGGTCTTTTTGTGCGTCCGCAGGGAATGACATCACCACAATCCCAACCGGGGCCTTCAACGGCCTTCCCAAACTGGAGTGGATCAACCTCAGCAAAAACAGGATCACGACGTCCGGCATCGACCCGCAAGTGTTCAAAGTAAAGAGACGGCGTCTGCTCTTCCGTTCCCCCGCAGCACACGGACTGCAAAAAAACGGGCTGTTCCACTCCCATTAATCAATTCTAACTGCGATCGGAGAGATGTAATCACGGTTCCGACAGCCCAAACTACGCATTCCATCGTCTGCGCCCGAAGATTGTAAAATAAGCCCAAGGCAATCCAAAACGAAACATTTGCACTATTTTTCAAAATTGAGCACCATTCGAATAAAGACTACATGTGGAAATCATTATTTCAAAATCACATGCCTGCTCTTGAAAAGAATTTACACGGTGCCAGTAGCTTGACTAGACTGACCTGCCGTTTTTCTGGAATTAATGTCACGTGAAATTTCCATGCCTTGTCCGGCCAGCAAACTTGTGACTTAAAAATGTGTATAGTAAACAAACATTGGCAAAAACTCACTCACATTGATCCCCCAAGAAATACCATTTCATGTTCAACCTGGCATCGTCTACCTCGAGAGTAGCCAAATTGCAAACTATGATTTGTATTGCAAGCGTAAATACACTGAAAGCCCGGTTAATTAGGTGTGACATCAGCTTCTTACAAATCCTCCCTAATGTTCTCATTTACGGTTTGGAGCACATTTCTGAGTCTGGCTTGTCTGAGTTGTGCGCTGTGGAACTCATAGGTTGCTCACAACAGAGAGCTCAAAGCCTTGACAACGggccccttctctctctctcccaccctgcTCAAAGCGGAAAAACAAATTCCATGGCACACGTCTGAGTAAAACATCAGATATTTTAGGACCACGTTATGCTTTTCTTCCTTATTTTTCTTGGGTCCAACAAACTTTGTTGCAGAGTACAAAAATGAAGCATAGCCCTTTGCACTGGGGAGCAGTAGTCTGAGgcaagaaagagagtgagagagagagagagagggagagagagagagaaagagagagagagcatgtttACACGACACGCCCATTCTCAGAGCAAGGAGAAACTAAGACCATCTGTCTGAAACACAGACTGACAGAATTACTGGAGAAACTGATACAAACATTATGACAGCACGTCATCCCTATGCCCTATGGCCATTCACTGTTTGTTCATTCATATTTACAGCCTCTAAAAGCCTTCAGCAATGTCAACAAATGCTTCTTCTTAACCccttaatgaatgtttttttttttttttttttttttaccctttgcTCCCTCAAAAGGGCCTGAAGTTCCTGACACGCCTGTACATGGACAGCAACTTTCTGGACCAGATTCCCCCAGAGCTGCCTCCCAGTTTACAGGAGCTGAAGATCAACGAGAACAACCTTCGTGGAATTGATGAAAACAGCATGCAAAGTACGGCAACACTCCACCACTCAAGGAGTTTTCCTTCACCACTATTGTCTTTGGATGGCTTTGTGGAAGTTTGGAACGGTTTGAACAGTGAAGTATAATGTGACactgcaggcagactgcagaaATTGAAGGAAATAAGCTAAAGAAAGTCTACATTTTCCTCAAACCCCCGCAGCTGCATTTTTACCCATCTATGCGGCCCCCCATGTTAAACTCATTGATACAGGTGCAGTGCCTAATATTGTACAGGATGTTGCTTTGACTAAAACGTCTGTCAAATAACTAAAATGTacattccctggtgtaaaatccagctatgaccagcttgaaatgaccagctaacagctgtttcaaagcatcgCTTGAGGtggtgaaaccatgttgagtatgatctgaactggtcaagcagctaacagctgtttcaaaacctaacttgagcaggttttttttcagcagtgttATAAACTCTTCTGTAACAATATTCAATACCCTCATGGAATGTATAGCAGTGCTAGTGCATTGTTGTGAGTACTGAAAAGGCGATTTCCATGCGCTGTTGTGAGTACTGAAAAGGCGTTTTCCATGCGCTGTTGTAAGTACTGAAAAGGCGTTTTCCATGCACTGTTGTAAGTACTGAAAAGGTGTTTTCCATGCGCTGTTGTAAGTACTGAAAAGGTGTTTTCCATGCGCTGTTGTAAGTACTGAAAGGCGTTTTCCATGCGCTGTTCTGAGTACTGAAAAGGCGTTTTCCATGCGCTGTTGTGAGTACTGAAAAGGAGTTTTCCATGCGCTGTTGTAAGTACTGAAAAGGCGTTTTCCATGCACTGTTGTAAGTACTGAAAAGGTGTTTTCCATGCGCTGTTGTAAGTACTGAAAAGGTGTTTTCCATGCGCTGTTGTAAGTACTGAAAAGGCGTTTTCCATGCGCTGTTGTAAGTACTGAAAAGGTGTTTTCCATGCACCGTCGTGAGTACTGAAAAGGCGTTTTCCGTGCCCTGTAACCCCGGACAGGTCTGCAGAACCTGGTCACCCTGGAGCTGGAGGGGAACATGCTGAGCGAGGGGAACGTGGCCCCGGAGGCCCTGCAGGCCCTCACACAGCTCTCCTACCTGCGGCTGGGCAGGAACCACTTCCGCACCGTGCCACAGGGCCTCCCAGCGGCCCTGCAGGTGGGCGCTGCCTGAACCccgccattacattacatgacattacattacattattgccatttggcagacactcttatccagagcgacgtacagttgattagactaagcaggagacaatcctcccctggagcaatgcgaggttaagggccttgctcaagggcccaacggctgtgcggatcttattgcggctacaccgagattagaaccaccaaccttgcgtgtcccagtcatttaccttaaccacaacgccaCTGCGCCGTTCCACAACGGCAATGCTGATACCGAATACAGAGAATATTCCTGTGTGTAATGCGGAATGCAGCCGCTGCAGAGCTATGAATACAATCGGTACTGCCCGAAACGGTCCGTGCCATTTTGCCAACCCGTTTATTTTTTAGCGGCCCGTAATTCAGACCTCCAGCGCCAGGATGCGTCCTGCCAATCAATTTGTTGAGCAGCCATTGACAGGCcctgctaatcaactgcaaAGCCAATCTCAATCTCAATTATATCTGCACATACATCTTAGCGTCTGAGGTTTGCTGTATAATTTTATGCTGTTCAACATCATTGAGCGCTAAATCAAAACGAATTGCAGACCTAAAATTACGTTTCAGTGGCACATACAGGAAAGGGTAAAACTGAAAGAGAGTAGTGGACGGTACTCTTTGCACGCACTGTGTGACACCTGGAAAGCTAGATTATTACAGTATACTCTATACTGTAGCATTTACTTGCGATCcatgattttatgtttttaagtcATCTGGATTTCACCTGTGGGAAACGATTTAAATCAAAACAACAATTACAGTAATCCAGAACACTCCAGCTGACCACATGAATGGATGCTTCAGCTGGTAATTAAGTCTTCAGCATACGTTTTACGTGTGATGCCACTGCCAGTGGCAGCGATGCTTTTATGAAGTGCAACACGGGCAGCGACTGCATACTGCAGAAATGTTTACATGCCAAGCAATTTCCTTTCTGCTTTTCAGGAACTCCATCTTGAAAACAACGTCATTGAAGAAATATCAGAGTCCGTCTTCAATAACTCGAGAAACCTTAATATTGTCGTCTTAAGGCACAATCGGCTCGATGAGACAATGATTGCTCCTTTGGCCTGGATCAATCACAAGTAAGTGCTCTCATTTAGCTATCCAGGTAACATAGTGCACTAGGAAAGTGTTGTCATTTAACTATCATGTTCTTAAGAGGTAACACAGTGCACTAGGAAAGTGTTGTCATTTAACTATCATGTTCTTCAGAGGTAACATAGTGCACTAGGAAAGTGTTGTCATTTAACTATCATGTTCTTCAGAGGTAACACAGTGCACTAGGAAAGTGTTGTCATTTAACTATCATGTTCTTAAGACGTAACATAGTGCACTAGGAAAGTGTTGTCATTTAACTATCATGTTCTTAAGAGGTAACATAGTGCACTAGGAAAGTGTTGTCATTTAACTATCATGTTCTTAAGACGTAACATAGTGCACTAGGAAAGTGTTGTCATTTAACTATCATGTTCTTAAGACGTAACATAGTGCACTAGGAAAGTGTTGTCATTTAACTATCATGTTCTTAAGACGTAACATAGTGCACTAGGAAAGTGTTGTCATTTAACTATCATGTTCTTAAGACGTAACATAGTGCACTAGGAAAGTGTTGTCATTTAACTATCATGTTCTTCAGAGGTAACATAGTGCACTAGGAAAGTGTTGTCATTTAACTATCATGTTCTTCAGAGGTAACACAGTGCACTAGGAAAGTGTTGTCATTTAACTATCATGTTCTTAAGACGTAACATAGTGCACTAGGAAAGTGTTGTCATTTAACTATCATGTTCTTAAGACGTAACATAGTGCACTAGGAAAGTGTTGTCATTTAACTATCATGTTCTTAAGACGTAACATAGTGCACTATGCAAGTGTTGCCATTTTGCTATCCATGTTCTTAAGAGGCAATGTAGTGCACTATGCAAGTGTTGCCGTTTTGCTATCCATGTTCTTAAGAGGTAGCAAACTATGTAAGTGTTATCATTCAGCTATCCATGTTCTTAAGAGGCAACGTAGTGCACTATGCAAGTGTTGCCATTTTGCTATCCATGTTCTTAAGAGGTAGCAAACTATGTCAGTGTTGTCATTTAGCTATCCATGTTCTTAAGAGGCAACGTAGTGCACTATGCAAGTGTTGCCATTTTGCTATCCATGTTCTTAAGAGGTAGTAAACTAGGTAATTGTTGTCATTTAGCTATCCATGTTCTTAAGAGAACAAAAATACACCGATAGTAATGCAGAGTAAATCTATTCGCACATGGATACTGGCGCATAATAgacccattcacacatgcagGGTATTCACTGGTTTTAGTGTAAGTCTTTCAGGAATGATGAAAGCCATTCCTTTATTTGTAAAacatatagcaacaaaatgGCTAATTAGTGGTAAATAAAGCTTTTTGGGATATGCCCTGCTCTATAATTCAAATCAAGATCTTACTTTTGAGCCAGCATGTGCAATTACCGCACTGACATAAACTGCCAACACAGACTTTGCTTCACAAGTACTAGGTCTACAGACCGCCTTTGATCTTTCCGTCAGAAAGACTTCCAAAACGGACCGAAAGCGCTGGAGTCTGGGTTCCTTCTGTGTGATGTCAGCCATGATTTAATGAGGTGAAATTTTGAACACGCCAGGCCTTGGGCCCACATGTCCGGCGCTGATTGTAAATACTCCATACATGAAGAACGGAGCGGACCCGGACCGCGATCCGGCCCGGACCGACGCAGACACAGCGCTTTCCTTTCCGTGCTGCTCAGCATTTACACGCAAAGTTCAGCCAAGCGATTTCCACACCTCGAAATATACTGGCTCTTCTATTATCTCTCAGACGACACGTTTCACTGAAAACGCTTTAAAAAAATTCAGTCATGTTTTGtccataaataatacatttccttACAGGGATGAACTAAGCCGGGATGTCTAATATTCAGCTCTGCTTTTAATCAAAACTGCATTAAGTCTGCTGTCctggtttcttttctttttttttctcccccctacAAGACACCTGGAGTCCATAGACCTCTCGCACAACAAGCTTTACCACGTTCCGTCGTTCCTGCCAAGATCCCTGGTGCACCTGGTCCTCGTTGGCAACCGGATCGAGAGGATTCCGGGCTACGTGTTCGCGCACATGGATCCGGGCATCGAGTACCTGTACCTGTCCTTCAACAAGCTGGAGAGCGACGGCGTCGACCCGCTGTCCTTCTTCGGGTCGCTGCGCTCCATGTCGGAGCTGTTTCTGGACCACAACCAGCTGACCTCGGTGCCCCTGGCCATCAGCGAGATGAAGGCCCTGCGCTTCCTCAGACTCAACGACAATAACATGAGGCGAGTGGTGTCCACAGCcccggctgtgtcgaagtgtccctgagtttTTTCTGGTGCACCTCAGCCGCTACCTGCCGTAGGATCCCACACCGTGTCTCAAAAGCCTTGGCAGTGAGTTGAACGgaaaccaccaaaaaaaaacgTGCTGGTACGACTACTCAGGATCCCCATACTGTACAGGGTACAGAGTTTAGATGCAGACACGTAGGCGACATCgcttcaggaggtaagagcagtcgactGGAAGTCGGaggggttgcaggttcgatcccaccctaggtgtgtcgaagtgtccctgagcaagacacctaaacccgtaacagctcctgacgagctggttggtgcctcgcatggcagccaatcaccgtcggtgtgtgagtgtgtgtgtgtgtatgtgggtgaatgagaagcatcaattttacagcactttggttaaaggcgctatataaatgccagccatttaccatttacttttcCCCCGAAAAACCTCACACCACCTCTGAGGCAGCTGGTCTaagctgtgtttttgacacttttcgCTGGTCGGccagctgttcaccagctgcCCAGGCCATGTAATTCACGAGCCCACCAGtttgaccaccagcttactgGACCTGCATAAGCAGCTTTGTCCAGTTCGAGACCACCTATGACCAGCAAGAAGTGTCAAAAACACCTTTTACGAATCCCAGCTGGTTTCTAAGCTTCATTTGCAACAGGGAACACCTGCTCTCAACAACAGCcaaaccgaaaaaaaaaaaaaaaaagatttttttttttggagtagCGGTGACTTGGCAAAGCGTGGAATAACATGGCTCTGTTCACTCAGTTCCACTGAACCACAACAGGGCGAGCTGGTAGTCGAGGAGCACAGACTGCATCCCAGAGGTTAAAGTTTAAAGCAGTGCAGTTGCAGTGTACTGTTTGCAAGCACTCGAGCTGAATTATTTCAGTCAGTATCCAACtgctaaaaatggaaaatattgtaatgtaacAACGGACAACAACAGTCCACGGCTAGTGTTTTCTCATTCTGTGACATTTCATAAGCTGCGGATGGGTTGTGCAGCTAAAACAAAGAAAGATGACTTTCATTCTTGGCACGCGATGATGCCTGAAGTTAACCCCCCGTTTATTTATCCCGTCCTTCCTCCAGGAGCGTTGCAGAGGACGCCTTCTGTGACCCCATGAGTGAAGAGGAATCAAACCTCATGACACTGCGTCTGGAGAACAACTTCATCGACACCAGGAGCATCTCCCCCACCGCCTTCTCCTGCATACACTCGTACTTGAGCGTCGTTCTGCAGCCTCAGAAGACGAAGTAGCGTCTGTACTTTCTTCTGCTCTCGCCACGGgccaaagaaaacagaaaatcagCCCATTCTCCGTTTCGCCGTCGACCGCCGCATTCCAAGAAAAACCAGAACAAAGCCTCTCCGATTTCCTCATGTTAAGATGACGATAAAATAAGAATGTACTGGAGTAATTTATACGATTAATTTATGCATAACTCCCTGATTATGAGAGACTTGTATGGCTCATATTCGTCTTCATCAAAGCCTTTATAGGAAAGGACGTGAATAAATCTGTATGAACCTCTGACAAAATACACACTTAAAGAAAAATGGGATCCAGGAAAGTCATCTCCATTATGACCTCATATCTACAGATTTTCTATCCTCAGAGATAAATCTTGTAGTGAGAGAAATTTTCCAAACGGAGAGCCGTTTATTTGAAATAGATCTCACTCTTCAAACATCGTCGGTCATATATTAGCTTATACTGCGCccgtttttaaaaaatcagaaGCACCAGGAACATTTATCACCTTTATAAGTGATTGGCGGCTCTCATTCAGACAACCTATTGTTGATTCCCTATAGGGAAATGATGCGCTCGCTTTGTTAAGGGCAAAATGGAGAAGGCCCTTGTTATGCACGTTTACAGAACAAGAAGTGTAATTTGGTTACATCAGGTTTAAATAGTTTCCAGATTAGGTCAGTAGTTAGATGTGCATCTTGATGTAGATTAAAGCACCTTTTTTCATAGGTTATCACAGTGCCTGACAGCGCAATGTCAAGAGATAAGGTAACTTTCCTTGGCCTTATTGGTATTACAACTGAGAGCGGTGTTTTCGTTTCACCTGTAGCTTGTTTTGATATATTAACAGTTGTACTGTAGAAGATGGGGCAGCATTCAAGTTTTCTGGGTAATAATTACCTATTTCAAATGACCCTGCTTCTAAGCAATACCATTGTAAACTTACAAAAAATTCTGATGCAAGTGAAAATATGCTACAATCatcaatatttgtattttcacaaattttattttgttacaatTGACACTTGTTAAACTATGTGTTGTTGATGTCTGTATTTCTTTACTATGCATACTTTGCTTCCAAACATTCCAAGTAACCTTTTTGTActacaatacattttcataaagcatacatgtatgtattaTAAAAAAACTAATTATGGGACAGCTATCAAAATGgaatttttcaaactgtactgATCTGTACGAAATCTGAACTGAACAacgaaataataaaaaacaatgccAATATGAAATTGTGGTACT from Conger conger chromosome 14, fConCon1.1, whole genome shotgun sequence encodes:
- the ecm2 gene encoding extracellular matrix protein 2; the protein is MRAGVVLALSLLLLLGLGLAQEAERGRRRRGGQKRGRNRSLRQNSEALARLRSVPLDGGDDDDASVFIESYKNVNELESSYSVIPGRKGRCMYQGITMFDRAVWSPKPCLTCLCSNGLVACDEVSCPRLRCPRTVIPVGECCPVCSVLVPDGPELSGDSSELNDPGQPLPEPHTQEHMDLLLRREEEAQREEEARLRLLDAERRRKRRQKKLLAKQQKELFEERRREEEALREQMEKEEEEEEQRKRDEEAAAATAERERQQRMEEERRREEDRRRTQEAEQRRLLRVMQEEWGGEGDDFERETRPRPAPRVQEPPAPAPSLPVGCVFADVTVTCKDAHFTNIPPLFIPQLKALSLEGNDITTIPTGAFNGLPKLEWINLSKNRITTSGIDPQVFKGLKFLTRLYMDSNFLDQIPPELPPSLQELKINENNLRGIDENSMQSLQNLVTLELEGNMLSEGNVAPEALQALTQLSYLRLGRNHFRTVPQGLPAALQELHLENNVIEEISESVFNNSRNLNIVVLRHNRLDETMIAPLAWINHKHLESIDLSHNKLYHVPSFLPRSLVHLVLVGNRIERIPGYVFAHMDPGIEYLYLSFNKLESDGVDPLSFFGSLRSMSELFLDHNQLTSVPLAISEMKALRFLRLNDNNMRSVAEDAFCDPMSEEESNLMTLRLENNFIDTRSISPTAFSCIHSYLSVVLQPQKTK